The Siniperca chuatsi isolate FFG_IHB_CAS linkage group LG7, ASM2008510v1, whole genome shotgun sequence genome includes a window with the following:
- the LOC122879415 gene encoding protein Smaug homolog 2, producing the protein MMFRDQVGILTDWFKGWNECEQTVALLSLLKRVSRTQARFLHICLEHWLADCTEIHILEAEANNAAIVSQWHQEPKEKVVSLLLSHLPLLQPRNSEAKCEYMKLLQKVLSHTIESSLFVEESRQLLSYALIHPATTLDDRTSLAMWLNHLEEHLSSGYAPRAPSSPYHPRQGSDEWPSSAEALDPGHAWHDKSPSSSTSPAGQNGHMPFPGGMSSPINSNNAGLGGQMQPSPLKKSMCVIPSSLQACGSEWVSQDDAGGRQNFIPTDHAPLSPQSSVASSGSEQTEEQGSSRNTFQEDGSGMKDVPAWLKSLRLHKYASLFSQMTYEEMMILTEQHLESQNVTKGARHKIALSIQKLRERQSVLKSLEKDILEGGNLRNALQELQQIIITPIKAYSPASAAQTAPDTATTPDTATSSSEATTTGADKEQASEGFQSHNPPSCDGDSSATPISDGDIAGQFTRVMGKVCTQLLVSRPDEENISCYLQLIEKCLIHEAFTETHKKRLVSWKQQVLKLLRLFPRKAMLDMPVYRQKGWTYGSNSLPTAGSVSGGVARRGQRQFQMTPRGLTAGRMGLLSPGGIGGASPRHTLTSPALAGQGRQNLWFANPGGSNSMPSQSRSSVQRTHSLPVHTSPQTMLMFQQQECQVPGADLEINPTLESLCLSMTEHALGDGTDRTSTI; encoded by the exons ATGATGTTCCGAGACCAGGTAGGTATCCTCACAGATTGGTTCAAGGGCTGGAATGAGTGTGAACAGACGGTGGCACTGTTGTCCCTCCTGAAGAGGGTGTCCCGCACCCAGGCTCGCTTCTTACACATCTGCCTTGAACACTGGCTGGCAGACTGCACAGAGATCCACATCCTAGAAGCTGAAGCCAACAATGCAG CAATTGTCAGCCAGTGGCATCAGGAGCCAAAAGAGAAGGTTGTGTCCTTGCTGCTGTCTCATCTGCCTTTGCTGCAGCCACGCAACAGTGAGGCCAAATGTGAGTACATGAAGCTGCTGCAGAAGGTGTTGAGTCACACTATTGAGAGTAGCCTGTTTGTGGAAGAAAGCAGACAGCTACTGTCCTACGCGCTCATCCACCCTGCCACCACACTGGATGACCGCACCTCTCTTGCCATGTGGCTAAACCACCTGGAGGAGCACCTATCCAGTGGCTATGCACCCCGGGCGCCATCTAGTCCCTACCACCCGCGCCAGGGCTCAGATGAATGGCCTAGCTCTGCTGAGGCTCTGGACCCCGGCCATGCCTGGCACGACAAGTCCCCTTCATCCAGCACTTCTCCAGCAGGCCAGAACGGACACATGCCTTTCCCAGGCGGGATGTCCTCTCCCATCAACAGCAATAACGCAG GTCTGGGTGGGCAGATGCAGCCCAGCCCTCTGAAGAAGTCCATGTGCGTTATTCCTTCCAGTCTCCAGGCTTGTGGCTCTGAGTGGGTTAGTCAGGATGACGCTGGGGGCCGGCAGAACTTCATTCCAACAGACCACGCACCCCTGTCACCCCAGAGCAGCGTTGCCTCTTCAGGCAGTGAGCAGACAGAAGAACAGGGCTCCAGTCGCAACACCTTCCAGGAGGATGGCAGTGGCATGAAAG ATGTTCCTGCATGGTTGAAGAGTCTTCGCCTTCATAAATATGCATCACTTTTCTCCCAGATGACCTATGAGGAGATGATGATTCTCACAGAGCAGCACCTGGAGTCGCAG AATGTCACTAAAGGAGCACGGCATAAGATCGCCTTGAGTATCCAGAAACTGCGAGAGAGGCAGAGTGTGCTCAAGTCTTTAGAAAAG GATATTTTGGAAGGTGGAAACCTGCGTAACGCCCTCCAAGAGCTTCAACAGATCATCATCACACCCATCAAGGCCTACAGCCCAGCCAGTGCAGCACAGACCGCCCCGGACACAGCCACCACCCCGGACACAGCCACTTCCTCTTCAGAAGCCACTACAACAGGAGCAGACAAAGAGCAGGCCTCAGAGGGCTTCCAGTCCCACAACCCACCTTCCTGTGATGGAGACTCCTCAGCCACACCTATCTCAGACGGCGACATTGCTGGACAGTTCACCCGTGTCATGGGTAAAG tgtgcaCCCAGCTGCTGGTGTCAAGACCAGATGAGGAGAATATCAGCTGTTACCTTCAGCTCATTGAGAAGTGTCTGATACATGAG GCTTTCACAGAAACTCACAAGAAAAGGCTGGTCTCTTGGAAGCAGCAGGTCCTCAAACTGCTCCGCCTCTTCCCTCGGAAAGCTATGCTGGACATGCCTGTGTACCGACAGAAAGG CTGGACCTATGGGTCCAACTCCCTCCCCACAGCAGGCTCTGTGAGTGGAGGTGTAGCGCGGCGTGGCCAAAGGCAGTTCCAAATGACCCCTCGTGGGCTCACAGCTGGGCGCATGGGTCTTCTGAGTCCTGGCGGGATCGGGGGAGCATCTCCACGCCACACGCTCACTAGTCCTGCGCTGGCAGGCCAGGGTAGACAA AACCTGTGGTTTGCCAACCCTGGGGGCAGTAACAGCATGCCAAGTCAGAGTCGCAGCTCTGTGCAGCGGACCCACTCACTCCCTGTCCACACTTCCCCACAAACCATGCTCATGTTCCAGCAGCAAG
- the gmfg gene encoding glia maturation factor gamma: MSSSLVVCEVDESLKAKLRKFRFRKETNNAAILMKIDMEKQLVILEEEYEDISLDELREELPERQPRFIVYSYKYIHADGRVSYPLCFIFSSPMGCKPEQQMMYAGSKNRLVQAAELTKVFETRNTDDLTEEWLKNQLAFFR; the protein is encoded by the exons ATG TCAAGCTCTCTGGTTGTGTGTGAAGTGGATGAAAGTCTGAAAGCTAAACTGAGAAAGTTTAGATTTCGAAAAGAGACCAACAATGCGGCCATACTAA TGAAAATAGACATGGAGAAACAACTTGTTATCCTTGAAGAGGAATATGAG GACATCTCACTGGATGAGTTGAGAGAAGAACTTCCAGAGCGGCAACCCAG ATTCATTGTCTACAGCTACAAATATATCCATGCTGATGGGAGGGTGTCTTACCCTCTGTGTTTCATATTCTCCAGTCCAATGG GATGTAAGCCAGAGCAACAGATGATGTATGCAGGCAGCAAGAATAGACTGGTTCAAGCTGCAGAGCTCACAAAG GTCTTTGAAACAAGAAACACTGATGACTTGACAGAAGAATGGCTGAAGAACCAGTTGGCATTTTTTCGCTGA
- the paf1 gene encoding RNA polymerase II-associated factor 1 homolog isoform X1 produces MAPTIQTQAQREDGHSRPSSHRTVPERSGVVCRVKYCNSLPDIPFDPKFITYPFDQHRFVQYKATSLEKQHKHELLTEPDLGVTIDLINPDTYRIDPNILLDPADEKLLEEDIQAPSSSKRSQQHAKVVPWMRKTEYISTEFNRYGVSNEKVEVKIGVSVKQQFTEEEIYKDRDSQISAIEKTFEDAQKSITQHYSKPRVTPVEVLPVFPDFKMWINPCAQVIFDSDPAPKDISGPAGVEMMSQAMIRGMMDEEGNQFVAYFLPNEETIRKRKRDCDEGMDYMPEDLYDYKIAREYNWNVKNKASKGYEENYFFIFRDGDGVYYNELETRVRLSKRRAKAGAQSTTNAVLVCKHRDMNEKELEAQEARKAQLENHEPEDEEEDMDKDLQDSGDEKEKGSENSEAENSGSESEREDEDREQRGEDDEEDEHRGKRRRKASGSGSESGEDRTRELRDEEEIFGSDDDSDDNEPKNSARSSGEEGSGSEDEGGNRGGSRSRSASPAHSDRSSDRSERAQSGSGSERGSDSSDASDSE; encoded by the exons ATGGCACCAACGATTCAGACACAAGCTCAACGAGAAGACGGCCACAG CAGGCCATCTTCACATAGAACTGTTCCAGAGAG GTCAGGGGTCGTCTGTCGGGTGAAGTACTGCAACAGCCTGCCTGACATCCCTTTTGACCCCAAATTCATCACATATCCATTTGATCAGCACAG GTTTGTACAGTATAAAGCCACTTCTCTAGAGAAGCAGCACAAGCATGAGCTCCTGACTGAGCCAGACCTTGGGGTCACCATTGATCTTATCAACCCAGACACCTACCGCATAGACCCCAATA TACTGTTGGATCCGGCTGATGAAAAACTGTTGGAAGAGGACATCCAGGCTCCATCCAGTTCGAAGAG ATCACAGCAGCATGCTAAAGTGGTCCCGTGGATGAGAAAGACAGAATATATTTCTACAGAGTTTAACAGATACGGCGTTTCCAATGAGAAAGTGGAAGTCAA gaTTGGTGTATCTGTCAAACAGCAGTTTACAGAAGAAGAAATCTACAAGGACAGAGACAGCCAGATTTCTGCTATTGAGAAGACGTTTGAGGATGCACAGAAATCT ATTACGCAGCACTACAGTAAACCCAGAGTTACTCCTGTGGAGGTACTACCTGTGTTCCCAGACTTCAAG ATGTGGATCAACCCATGTGCTCAGGTCATCTTTGACTCTGATCCTGCACCTAAAGACATATCAGGACCAGCAGGAGTGGAAATGATGTCTCAGGCCATGATCAG AGGTATGATGGATGAGGAAGGAAATCAGTTTGTGGCCTACTTCCTGCCCAATGAAGAAACAATTCGCAAACGCAAGAGAGACTGCGACGAGGGGATGGATTATATGCCTGAGGATCT gtATGATTACAAGATAGCCAGGGAGTACAACTGGAATGTCAAGAACAAAGCCAGCAAGGGTTATGAAGAGAACTACTTCTTTATCTTCAGAGATGGAGATGGTGTTTATTACAATGAGCTTGAGACAAG GGTGCGTCTGAGCAAGCGGAGAGCCAAGGCTGGAGCACAGTCAACCACAAACGCTGTGCTGGTGTGCAAGCACAGAGATATGAACGAGAAGGAACTCGAAGCCCAG GAAGCGCGTAAAGCTCAGCTGGAGAACCATGAGccagaagatgaagaggaagacaTGGACAAGGACTTGCAGGACTCTg GTGATGAGAAAGAGAAGGGCAGCGAGAACAGTGAGGCAGAGAACTCCGGTAGTGAATCTGAGAGGGAAGATGAAGACCGGGAACAAAGGGGAGAAGACGATGAAGAGGATGAACACAGAGGGAAGCGGAGGAGGAAGGCAAGCGGCAGCGGAAGCGAAAGCGGCGAGGACAGGACCAGAGAACTGCGAGATGAGGAAGAGATCTTCGGCAGTGACGATGACAGTGATGACAACGAGCCCAAGAACTCGGCCAGGAGCAGCGGGGAGGAGGGCAGTGGAAGCGAGGATGAAGGAGGGAACAGAGGAGGCAGCAGGAGTCGCAGTGCCTCTCCAGCACACAGCGACCGCAGCAGTGACCGCTCAGAGAGGGCTCAGAGTGGAAGTGGAAGTGAGAGGGGCTCAGATTCCAGTGATGCCAGTGACAGTGAATAA
- the paf1 gene encoding RNA polymerase II-associated factor 1 homolog isoform X2, whose translation MAPTIQTQAQREDGHRPSSHRTVPERSGVVCRVKYCNSLPDIPFDPKFITYPFDQHRFVQYKATSLEKQHKHELLTEPDLGVTIDLINPDTYRIDPNILLDPADEKLLEEDIQAPSSSKRSQQHAKVVPWMRKTEYISTEFNRYGVSNEKVEVKIGVSVKQQFTEEEIYKDRDSQISAIEKTFEDAQKSITQHYSKPRVTPVEVLPVFPDFKMWINPCAQVIFDSDPAPKDISGPAGVEMMSQAMIRGMMDEEGNQFVAYFLPNEETIRKRKRDCDEGMDYMPEDLYDYKIAREYNWNVKNKASKGYEENYFFIFRDGDGVYYNELETRVRLSKRRAKAGAQSTTNAVLVCKHRDMNEKELEAQEARKAQLENHEPEDEEEDMDKDLQDSGDEKEKGSENSEAENSGSESEREDEDREQRGEDDEEDEHRGKRRRKASGSGSESGEDRTRELRDEEEIFGSDDDSDDNEPKNSARSSGEEGSGSEDEGGNRGGSRSRSASPAHSDRSSDRSERAQSGSGSERGSDSSDASDSE comes from the exons ATGGCACCAACGATTCAGACACAAGCTCAACGAGAAGACGGCCACAG GCCATCTTCACATAGAACTGTTCCAGAGAG GTCAGGGGTCGTCTGTCGGGTGAAGTACTGCAACAGCCTGCCTGACATCCCTTTTGACCCCAAATTCATCACATATCCATTTGATCAGCACAG GTTTGTACAGTATAAAGCCACTTCTCTAGAGAAGCAGCACAAGCATGAGCTCCTGACTGAGCCAGACCTTGGGGTCACCATTGATCTTATCAACCCAGACACCTACCGCATAGACCCCAATA TACTGTTGGATCCGGCTGATGAAAAACTGTTGGAAGAGGACATCCAGGCTCCATCCAGTTCGAAGAG ATCACAGCAGCATGCTAAAGTGGTCCCGTGGATGAGAAAGACAGAATATATTTCTACAGAGTTTAACAGATACGGCGTTTCCAATGAGAAAGTGGAAGTCAA gaTTGGTGTATCTGTCAAACAGCAGTTTACAGAAGAAGAAATCTACAAGGACAGAGACAGCCAGATTTCTGCTATTGAGAAGACGTTTGAGGATGCACAGAAATCT ATTACGCAGCACTACAGTAAACCCAGAGTTACTCCTGTGGAGGTACTACCTGTGTTCCCAGACTTCAAG ATGTGGATCAACCCATGTGCTCAGGTCATCTTTGACTCTGATCCTGCACCTAAAGACATATCAGGACCAGCAGGAGTGGAAATGATGTCTCAGGCCATGATCAG AGGTATGATGGATGAGGAAGGAAATCAGTTTGTGGCCTACTTCCTGCCCAATGAAGAAACAATTCGCAAACGCAAGAGAGACTGCGACGAGGGGATGGATTATATGCCTGAGGATCT gtATGATTACAAGATAGCCAGGGAGTACAACTGGAATGTCAAGAACAAAGCCAGCAAGGGTTATGAAGAGAACTACTTCTTTATCTTCAGAGATGGAGATGGTGTTTATTACAATGAGCTTGAGACAAG GGTGCGTCTGAGCAAGCGGAGAGCCAAGGCTGGAGCACAGTCAACCACAAACGCTGTGCTGGTGTGCAAGCACAGAGATATGAACGAGAAGGAACTCGAAGCCCAG GAAGCGCGTAAAGCTCAGCTGGAGAACCATGAGccagaagatgaagaggaagacaTGGACAAGGACTTGCAGGACTCTg GTGATGAGAAAGAGAAGGGCAGCGAGAACAGTGAGGCAGAGAACTCCGGTAGTGAATCTGAGAGGGAAGATGAAGACCGGGAACAAAGGGGAGAAGACGATGAAGAGGATGAACACAGAGGGAAGCGGAGGAGGAAGGCAAGCGGCAGCGGAAGCGAAAGCGGCGAGGACAGGACCAGAGAACTGCGAGATGAGGAAGAGATCTTCGGCAGTGACGATGACAGTGATGACAACGAGCCCAAGAACTCGGCCAGGAGCAGCGGGGAGGAGGGCAGTGGAAGCGAGGATGAAGGAGGGAACAGAGGAGGCAGCAGGAGTCGCAGTGCCTCTCCAGCACACAGCGACCGCAGCAGTGACCGCTCAGAGAGGGCTCAGAGTGGAAGTGGAAGTGAGAGGGGCTCAGATTCCAGTGATGCCAGTGACAGTGAATAA
- the taok1a gene encoding serine/threonine-protein kinase TAO1 encodes MPNSSRAGSLKDPEIADLFFKEDPEKLYADLREIGHGSFGAVYFARDVRTNEVVAIKKMSYTGKQSSEKWQDIIKEVKFLQRIQHPNSIEYKGCYLREQTAWLVMEYCLGSASDLLEVHKKPLQEVEIAAITHGALQGLAYLHSHNMIHRDIKAGNVLLTEPGQVKLADFGSASIACPANSFVGTPYWMAPEVILAMDEGQYDGKVDIWSLGITCIELAERKPPLFNMNAMSALYHIAQNESPTLQSSEWTDYFRNFVDSCLQKFPQDRPNSEELLKHAFVQRERPESVLIDLINRTKDAVRELDNLQYRKMKKILFQEAHNGPTTEAQDEEEEPEHSVGRTGTVNSVGSNQSIPSMSISASSQSSSVNSLTDAGDDKSEVDMEGDHTVMSNSSVIHLKPEEESYNEESEPHTRPTEPQSPPAHTPRPKRNREHFATIRTASVLTRQIKEHEQDSELREQILGYKRMRRQHQKQLMALENKLKAEMDEHRLRLDKELENQRNSFAQEMEKLIKKHQASMEKDAKTFSNDEKKFQQHIQSQQKKELNSFLESQKREYKLRKEQLKEELNENQSTPKKEKQEWLSKQKENFQHFQAEEEADLQRRQRQYLELECRRFKRRILIARHNIEQDLVREELNKRQTQKDLEHAMLLRHHESMQELEFRQLNTIQKTRAELIRLQHQTELTNQQEYNKRRERELRRKHVMEVRQQPKSLKSKELQIKKQFQDTCKIQTRQYKALRNHLLETTPKSEHKAVLKRLKQEQHRKLAILAEQYDHSINEMLSTQALRLDETQEAQCQALRMQLQQELELLNAYQSKIKMQTDAQHERERKDLEQRVSLRRALLEQKIEEEMLSLQTERLERIRSLLERQAREVEAFDSESMRLGFSNMVLSNISPEGLSRSFPGAPGSWSHHQQQHPSGSAHGSHWGSGSLGTGSSHQGSHHHYHSSPGGAPMQQGWGQGMQGGGGPSPWGHPSAGALVSRSSGGVQNSPQAMGRTPSGGRSEQAMSRSTSVTSQISNGSHLSYT; translated from the exons ATGCCCAACAGCAGTCGGGCGGGGAGCCTGAAGGACCCCGAAATTGCTGATCTCTTCTTCAAGGAGGACCCAGAAAAGCTCTACGCAGATCTGCGTGAGATTGGACATGGCAGCTTTGGTGCTGTATATTTT GCACGGGATGTGCGGACAAATGAGGTGGTTGCCATCAAGAAGATGTCTTATACTGGGAAGCAGTCCAGTGAG AAATGGCAAGACATAATAAAGGAGGTGAAATTCCTGCAGAGAATACAACACCCCAACAGCATAGAGTACAAAGGATGTTACCTGCGAGAGCAAACTGCCTGG ctgGTAATGGAGTATTGTCTAGGCTCTGCTTCAGATTTGTTAGAAG TTCACAAGAAACCTCTGCAAGAAGTTGAAATAGCGGCAATTACCCATGGTGCTCTTCAAGGGTTGGCTTATCTTCATTCCCATAACATGATTCATCG AGATATCAAGGCAGGAAACGTCTTGCTGACGGAGCCAGGGCAGGTAAAACTAGCAGATTTTGGTTCTGCCTCCATCGCCTGTCCTGCCAACTCCTTTGTTGGGACTCCATATTG GATGGCTCCAGAAGTAATTTTAGCTATGGATGAGGGTCAGTATGATGGAAAGGTGGACATTTGGTCTTTGGGAATAACCTGCATTGAATTGG CTGAAAGGAAGCCTCCACTGTTCAACATGAATGCAATGAGTGCCTTATACCATATAGCACAGAATGAGAGCCCCACGCTGCAGTCTAGTGAATG GACGGATTATTTCCGAAACTTTGTAGATTCTTGCCTTCAGAAATTTCCCCAGGATAGGCCGAACTCTGAGGAGCTCTTAAAG CATGCATTTGTCCAACGTGAGCGACCAGAATCAGTTCTAATAGACCTGATAAATCGGACTAAGGATGCAGTGCGGGAGCTGGACAATCTGCAGTATCGTAAAATGAAGAAGATCTTGTTTCAGGAAGCCCACAATGGCCCCACAACTGAGGCACAAGATGAAGAGGAG gaGCCAGAACACAGTGTGGGTAGGACGGGTACAGTGAACAGTGTGGGGAGCAACCAATCCATACCCAGTATGTCAATCAGTGCCAGTTCCCAGAGCAGCTCTGTCAACAGTCTAACAGATGCAGGCGATGACAAGAGTGAAGTGGACATGGAGGGAGACCACACAGTCATGTCCAACAGCTCTGTGATACACCTGAAACCG GAGGAAGAGTCATATAATGAAGAGTCAGAACCTCACACCCGGCCAACTGAGCCACAGTCCCCGCCTGCACACACTCCACGGCCAAAACGGAACCGCGAACACTTTGCTACTATACGCACAGCCTCAGTG CTCACTCGCCAAATTAAGGAACATGAGCAGGATTCTGAGTTAAGGGAGCAGATATTGGGCTACAAGCGCATGAGGCGGCAGCACCAGAAACAGCTGATGGCTCTGGAAAACAAGCTGAAGGCTGAAATGGATGAGCACAGACTCCGCCTGGACAAGGAGCTGGAGAACCAGAGGAATAGCTTTGCCCAGGAGATGGAGAAACTGATCAAGAAGCACCAGGCGTCCATGGAGAAAGAT gcaaaaactttTAGCAATGATGAAAAGAAGTTCCAACAACATATTCAGAGTCAGCAGAAGAAAGAGCTCAACAGCTTCCTAGAATCTCAGAAACGGGAGTATAAACTTCGCAAGGAACAACTCAAAGAG GAGTTGAATGAAAACCAGTCAACACCcaagaaagaaaagcaagagTGGCTGTCCAAGCAGAAGGAGAACTTCCAACACTTCCAAGCAGAGGAAGAGGCCGACTTACAGCGCAGACAGAGGCAGTATCTGGAGCTGGAGTGCCGCAGGTTCAAACGGAGGATCTTGATTGCTCGCCACAATATTGAGCAGGACTTAGTGCGTGAG GAGCTAAACAAGCGTCAGACCCAGAAGGACTTGGAACATGCCATGCTTCTCCGGCACCATGAGTCCATGCAAGAGCTGGAGTTCCGCCAGCTCAACACCATCCAAAAGACGAGGGCTGAGCTGATCCGCCTGCAGCACCAGACGGAGCTCACCAATCAGCAGGAGTACAacaagaggagggagagggaacTTCGACGCAAACACGTTATGGAGGTTCGCCAGCAACCCAAGAGCCTCAAG TCCAAAGAGCTACAGATCAAGAAGCAGTTCCAAGACACATGTAAGATCCAGACAAGGCAGTACAAAGCACTGAGGAACCATCTGTTGGAGACCACACCAAAGTCAGAGCACAAGGCTGTCCTTAAACGGCTGAAGCAGGAGCAGCACCGCAAACTTGCCATCTTGGCTGAGCAGTATGACCACTCCATCAATGAGATGCTTTCCACTCAGGCG CTACGTCTGGATGAGACTCAGGAGGCTCAGTGCCAAGCCCTACGAATGCAACTACAGCAGGAGCTGGAGCTTCTCAACGCCTACCAGAGCAAGATCAAGATGCAGACAGATGCCCAGCATGAACGCGAGAGGAAAGACCTGGAGCAGAGGGTGTCACTCCGAAGGGCCCTGCTGGAACAGAAG ATTGAGGAGGAGATGCTGTCCTTGCAGACTGAACGCTTGGAGCGAATCCGGAGCCTGCTGGAACGTCAAGCCCGAGAAGTTGAGGCTTTTGACTCCGAGAGTATGCGCCTGGGCTTCAGCAACATGGTGCTATCAAACATCTCCCCAGAGGGCCTCAGCAGGAGCTTTCCTGGGGCTCCAGGAAGTTGGAGTCACCATCAGCAACAGCACCCATCTGGGAGTGCTCACGGGTCACACTGGGGCAGTGGCAGTCTGGGCACAGGGTCAAGCCACCAAGGCAGCCATCACCACTATCACTCCAGTCCGGGGGGGGCACCCATGCAGCAAGGCTGGGGGCAGGGCATGCAGGGAGGTGGGGGTCCATCACCATGGGGCCACCCATCAGCAGGAGCCCTGGTCTCCCGCAGCAGTGGAGGTGTACAGAACAGCCCCCAAGCAATGGGGAGGACACCCTCAGGAGGGCGCAGTGAGCAGGCCATGAGCAGGAGTACCAGTGTCACCTCTCAAATATCTAACGGGTCACACCTCTCCTACACATAG